The Dromaius novaehollandiae isolate bDroNov1 chromosome 9, bDroNov1.hap1, whole genome shotgun sequence nucleotide sequence TAGCTAGATCTTGAGTACTTTATCCCGTTACATACATTAAGATTACTGATAATATCAGTGAAAGCGTGAGGTCCCCAGTACCACAATGGAATAAGCTGATggttgtttcaatttttttttgtaaactaaTCCTGTCTGACCTCCAATAATTTCATTTAGGTCTCTAAGTCCCAACAGTTTACCATTAACTTTCAAGTAAAGAGGTGCCTAGACAAGTACTTTGTTCCAATTAGAGTATTACTTTTGATTCTCTTTTCCTATGGCAGGAGCAAATACCTAGGACCTTTACAAATATGGAAATATGTTTcccttaattttttaatttttattttttagcatgCGTGTTTTCTTTTACTACATAAATATTTTTGAGTTTTACTGATATTTTCTACTTATTTATCAAGATGATTTTTAACTTAAGCATTTTGGGGGACTAAAAGTTGTGGGCTTGGggttatataaaataataaaaataatataaaactaGTTAATATAAAAGGTTAATGTAAAAGGGACTTGGTTCAAACAATTTtgatttttagttcttttttcatttttattctcttaATTTTCAATGGGCAACCTTCTAGCTTTCAGAACACATCTCTTAGCAGACCTAAATTACAGCTTTACAGTCCAAAACAGAACCATCGCAACAGGCTATGTTTATAGCCTGTTAGCTTATTTATctgctctgttttgtttgcttaaaaTGTTTTAACTTAAAATATTGTTTATCTGTAGTTGTCAACTTCAGAGAATTTTTGTTCAGCTAGCAAGTCACTTTTATTCATTATAAAGACATCCAATGTGAGTCTCTTCTCATTTCTGACAGTAGCTAATTTACAGAACATTGGGATTATTTTCAGTCCCAAGCATCAGTTAAACATTTAGGCTCCCCAAAGACCACTACCTCTTCTTGCATAGCAATAATGTCTGACAGTGGGAtcaatattttccaaaattctaAAATGGTCTTGGAAATATTCTTGAAGAAGACCGTAACTCCCTTGAATAATATTGTTACTAATTTCTTCCCCATGGGTTACACAGCAAATGGGTGATAAGACATTATAATACCTCATCTTATTAGTTGATGCCGTCATATCTAGGGATGTGCGGGGCAGGGTTGGTTAGTTGATTTGTGTGAGTACAGGTTAGCCAGCCGCATCTCTGAGCTCTCTCCAGTCTTCTGGCTACTTCGGTGTCCAGGAAGACTGAGACGCCATTGACCGGACTTCTGTGTGTTAGACTCATCTTGGTCTCTATTTCCTCACTTACGAAGGTGGGTAGCCACCACCCCAGAATATTTTCTGTCAAATTGTCATTATTTGCTTCAGCCCAGCTGTTTGTTTTGGTAAAAGCTTGGCTTTGGAGGAGGTGATCTGACAGCCACCtttattttgtgatgttttttTCAGCACAGTTGGCTATAGATATTCCGAGAGGCAAATGGTGGTGAAATGAAGCAATGGCTCCTCTAATATGCAATTACATATATGTCTTTCATTTGTTCACCTTGGCCACCTGCCCAACACAAATAGATGCTCGTTGTTCCCTAAATAAATTATGCTCATTCTAAACTGCTCTGCAGTTTGATACTTACAAGAGTTGTGTGTTTATTTACTGGCACAGGCTGCTCTGAAGATACTCAACCCTCTGTGTTTTGGCTTCTGTTACACTCATTACCTTGAAAAGTAATTATGCAAATATCACACTGCATTAAATTCAGgcaggtttttatttatttataaacatCTTAAAATTTCAATTTCAAGGCATGCAGCTGAAAAATGTGTGCACAGGATGAGAGATGATGCTGCCTCCCCACCCAGTTGGGCAGCAAGCAGTAGATAAGCAAAATTGTCCCATTCTTTGCCTTGCCTGTTTATTGAAAGAAGGAGTGCAGTAAATTGGGCTGTAGACATCCAGTCACCATGGGATTTGGCTGCGCTTATAATAGACAGGCACTGAACTGTATGTAAAGAacttaacacatttttttcctcccatggaaaaaaagaggcaaccctggagagaaaaacaaagtgaGCTGAGATAGAGATGTTTGAAAGGTAATTTGTCTGAAAAGAAACATAGGCTTCCAGCAGCCCCacaataattaataaaaatcttAAAGCTTACAGGGGGGACTGATACTGATCTCTCAGTGATACCGATAAGATTTTGCCCTGCTAAAGGGAACAGAGTCACAGTTTACATGAAAGGGGAATTGCAGCTTTGCTTAGCTGTTACACAGAGCTGTGTACTGCAAAATACATCTCTTAAGAGCTGCTGGGTACAGAAGGCTGCTATAGTCAATTGGTAGCCACTGGTGCAAAGGGAATTTGTACACTTGCTCCACATTGCAGTCTGATCCATCTACAGAGAAATATACTACAAGGAATACTGGATGGGTGTGTTTCTGGGGAACTGTAACTCACATGTCCTTGAAATAGGGTTAGAATGCTGCTCTCTGTGGAAGGGGATTAGGCAGTCGTGAAGGAGTAATTAGGCTTAGCTAGCTGAGGAGGTCAGACACTTAGATTTCTGCAAAAACCTAGCAGAATTTTTAGATCACGAGTGCTGACTATGTGTGGAGGTCAGCTCccttttaaatgtttcaaaagaaGCTTCTCAAAATCAGACACTTTTATAATTGTTCAATAGAAAGTGTAAATTGAATATAATTGTTCAATTGAAAATGTAAACCTCTTTCACCTTTAATGGCTTAGATGCCTGCTTAAAGACTGTCCACGACAAAGTAGGCTGTCAGGGAAAGACCAAAGAGAGATCCTAGCAAGAACATACATATTAACTGAAGCATCACTAATAGCTCACTGGCTAGCGtgaaagagagaaacaggtgCTCTCAGAGTTCAAATTTTGGCTTTGCCGATGACATCGTTGCCTTTTTGTTCAGCCTCTTCCTTTAGCACATTATCCATCCATAACATGGATATAATATTACTACCTTACAGTGACTATATAAAGCTAAACATGAGCTTCAGAAATGAAAGATGCAATAGAAATAGGATATATTAAATATACCTAAGTTGTATTGTTTGCCTTAAGGAAGGTAGTAGGAGGTCCAAGATTTCATGGGCAGTATTTGTAATACATGTTTTCCATAATGGGACTTGTTCTGTACTGAAGGTAAGACATAAACATACAAATGCACAGAAGGTGTTTAGAAGGGCTGACAGTGGCCCTAATCCTATTTCCTATCCCAATCAAATGCCCCAGTTGAAAAGTTTGGGATAGAGGCTgttttaaatatgtataaatatatatgtggaGAGAGATGTGTATAAGCACATATGGGTGTGTGTCGATAGATATAGGTAGATAGCTACATACACGCACTTGCTTGATATGGCTGGAGTGAGAGAAAGGAGCCGTGCAAGACCATCCCTGAGTAAAGAATAACATTAGTTATTAATTACTCCTTACCACTTCAGCACCATAGCTTGCCTGCTCCGGGAGTCAGAGCTTCTGTGACTCCTCCTGATTTTACTTGCAGCTACTTTTAACAAACTGCTACTCTGCATCTCGCAAAGGTGACCTTCACAACAGTCAAGTAAATCCAACCATGATTACAGAAGTGTGTAAGGAGACACAGTCCTGTCTGCCCTCATTCTTGGGCTCCTtgtcctgcctcttgccagcttcCTTGTGTGCATGTACATACATCGTACTTCAGCTGTATGAGGCTGAGACCAGGTGTGGGTACAGAATAACTcattctgtgctttaaaaatatacgAAGTGTGTTATAGGCTACTGCAGGTCTGTGTGAACTGTGTTAAATCATCTCAGAGGAAATAATAATCAGAACATTGCAAAattctgtgttcattttctttgaaGATGCAAAGTCCTGTCAAGTAGGCTAATGGGTTTTACACTGTATATTTATGCACAACATAGCATTTTCCATGGGTCTTGGTACTACGTCTGGAATAAAAAAGGATAAAGGAAAAGAcaggtttgtttatttatttatttatttgttggaaAGCAACAATAGTGTAAAGAGCTCCCTCTTAGATCTCTGGCTGCTAACTTCAGTGGAAGAGGAGGAATTGCATAAGAAAGCATAGACGTTTTCCAGTCCTTCAATGAAAAAAGAATCCCTGGCTTGATTCTTTGTTTATGTATCTGTATGCAGAGCACCCTGAATACTCCTCCGAATCCCCCACCTCCCCTGGACTTTCCCATGTTCATCTGGAGTGATTATCTGCAAGGAGGATACAAGAATGTATTAAGGTACAGAAGAAGTATACATATTTAGTATTTTGagaataatatttaatattatttaataacaTCTTTTGTGAGACTTTGTATATCGGAGACATGGCATCAGCTTTagtttaaagaataaaatagtaCCTGCTGTTTAACAAAACTTTCCATCACCTTCCTTCCCCTTGTAGCTTGGCGCCTGAGCTCCCATGACTTTTCAGACCCATCACAGTCACATTCCCTCCCAGACTCAGTAACTATGTTACACACATAGAGTGCTACTACTCTGCATAAatccctttttaaaattcagtgccgtattttcttttaaatgcagctCTTCCAAGTTTTTCTGTGTAGGTAGAGTATTCTGATATTATGCAAAAGGAAtagaaatagttatttttaaaaaaagatttataaaagTCTGTCATATATGctctctcattttcctttgctttggaaCTCTATACTTCTGTAAATTACAGCAGATGTTAAGTGAGTTTGTGTTTCTTTGGAATATTAATATGACTGTGCTGCCTGcagaaagaactgttttcaaaagaaaaatcaatatacTATTTCAACATgtcagataaaaaaaagaaaacactgtgcTCAATGTTTTAAGTATAGGAAGTAGAGCTGTTCTGGGAGGTGTCATTTATCATTAGAACTCACCAAGTGAGTGAGATGTCTAAACACCATTTTAAAGTTAGACTTTTACTCTCTAAATGTGAAAAGGGACCAGGGGCCTGGGAAGGGATAGCTCTTGGTGCAACTGACATGGGAAAAAGGCTGAAATGTTGTGGTTAGAACCAGAGAATGAAATCTACCCTTTTCATGGAACCCGCCTGCTTTATATGCATTGCAATTCCTCAAAGCATTTGCAAACCTTTCCTGAGAATAATTCACTCCCATAATTTATCAAGGAAAAACCAAGAATTAAATACGTATTTTTGGGCAAGGCTGGAGAAACTAAAAGTGACATTGGCAAGAAATGCGGGATGCTTGGTTGGTGTGAAAATGAAACTATTAAATGTCTTAACTTTTTGTAAACCTTTCTATTTTCTACTTTTAACTTTGATCTTCCTTTCAgcacttttccttctcttctaaaACCACAGTAGAGGAGACTCATGGCCAAAGGTGCCAAAGAATCTTCTTAATATTTGGTTTCTGTTTCCTCTTTTGCTTCATGGTTGTCTTCTTGTTCTAGCATGAAAGTTTTTGAATCTGAACCTTCAGACTCTTACTCTGTGCGTCAAAGAGCGTAATGCAGAGGCTGTCTCAGCCCTGCAGTAGTAGAAGTAGTTACAATGACTTAACTGATGTAATCATAACAGATCCCCTTTGCTAGAATGCTAGAAAAACATTCCTATGTAGGGCAAGCTAATGCAAACTGAGGTAGGAGGAACAATGTATCAAAAAATCCAATATAACCATTAGCATCACTTGCCTAAAAAAGTGAATAGCTATCTTTCATCTAAACAGTCTTCTTCATAAATAgatgtgaaaaaaaaacaaatatgggAAGCAAAAAAGTTAAGACAACTCTATAAAGTATGGGGATACTCTACAGTACCTTACAGATGTCACTCCATTCACCTGGGCCGCTTGCATTTACAGCACGGACTTTAAAAAGATATTCTGTATTTGGATCCAGATGTTGAATCTCAAGGCTCTGTTGCTTTATTTTGCTCAGCTGGCCAGCTAGTTGTGTCTGGACAATGTTATCAGGACCAGTAGCAACAACTTCATAAAACTCTACCTCAAAGAAATCCACATCTTCTGTGGGACAGGTCCAGTAAAtctatgaagagaaaaaaatctacagtGTACAAATTATGTATTCTtaatttttgcttattttcaatTTTGCTTTTTTGGAATTCCCGTGTTTGGtaggttttaatttttaaatgccaaaGCAGCTGGAATTCCAACCATAGCATGAAATATACATGGAAGAGATGCAGTTTTGGGTCTCACTCACAAAATGCTAAGCCTCCTCCTAGGAATTTCATAGTACTCTCTGCTAGCACTCTAAAAGCAATGCATGCTGACAACAGTCGGTGCTTTGCAATATGCACTTGGGATCCTATGCAACTGGCATTCTAATCTTGTTATCATCTCTGAAAAGTATAATGAGGAAAATCACCCAGACGTGATGTCATCACATTGAAGGGCAGGACCAGGATCAAGTAATTTAATCTGatgtacaaatatttaaatacaaacatAATACATCTGTTTCTTTCTGCATTAGACCTTTCCAGCTAATGAGGTTTTGAGATAAACTGAAGCTTAAATTGAATCCTATCACATTCCTATTGTAGTCAATAGGATTGTTATATTATTACAGATGTCATATAAATAGGTATTACAAATTGAAATGCCTCATCTCCTACAAATTAAGTATTTAAACTGATACTGTAGTTTCATTTATTCAAACTCCCATGGGTTCAGATTGTATAAGAGCCTGAAAATATAATGGTGCTAGTTAGTCTTTTGTATATATCCAGAATTTATAAATGTCTTACTTTGGCAGATCTTGGGTATACAACAGTCTGGTAGATAACAACAAATCCTGGGACTGTGACTGATTCATTGTCTGTCAGTTCTGGACTTGGAAAGGAAACAttctcatattttctttctttttttggagctTCACAAGCTGCATCCCAATATGCACACATTTCATTACACGGCTTAGGACGATGGGGAGGTGTAGAGCTTGGTCTTCCAAGAGCTTCTTTAGTCACCAGTCCTAAATCAAACAAGGAATTTAAAGATGGGCTTCGGAACAATGATGCTTGCTTGAATTCATGAGTGCTTGGAATATGCCTTGGAACCATTATGTCTGAGTTACAAGGATAGGGATACTTTTCTGCTTTGCCATCTGACTGCTTCATTCTGCCAGGGGATGGGAAAAGTCCCCGTAAATTCATCAGAAGTTCATCAAAGTTGAGTTGAAGTTTTTTTAAGGGGTCTTCTCTGAGACGTGGACTAGGTTGGAAAATGGAAGCAATTGCATCTTCTATTTCTTTCACCAAGCAGTGTGCAGATTGCAGAAATACAACCTGGCTTTCCTCCTTTAGAGCCTCTTTAGAGTACTGAATAAGGCCATCCATATATGAGAGCTGGCTGGATGTATAGTTTATGTATTCTGAAATGTCCTTCTGTTTTTTAAGTTCAGTGTTCTCAAGCAACTCCATCATCTCCTTTTCTCGTTCATGAAGAACCATACGTAATTTTAAGAATCCATTTCTGATCTCCTTCCTTTTGGTGTCCTTGTAGGTCTTGAAGTTATTTTTTAGCAGGAGAACTTCCATGAGATCATTATCAACCCCGTGGCGTACTATAAAACAGAATCAGGTCAATACTTCCAACTTCATACTGAAATGTGGTTACAAGGGGCAGAAGATAGATTGTAGCTTAAAGAGACTTCAGGTTGGTTAGAACCTGAGACAAGAGTGAGGATTCTAGTGTTTTGCTCTCATCCCTACTGCTGGTAAGCCCTGAGGGAAGTTGCTTGGGTTAGAATGTTCACATTTGGGTGTATAAAATTAGACAGTTAAGTGCCGTTTTATTATTATTCCCTCACTTATCAAATTTGTCTCCCCAAAAATGTGCTTGATAATTTTTGCTCCATTACATGGGAAATACTGAAACTTAAATTATTGCAGCTCTGTATTATCTTTGGAAATTGGCTTGTATCAAGTTAAAATAATGGTAGCAAATTCACCTGTGTAGCTCTCATTATGTCTGTGGTGGATAGCACATTCCTCCGATGGCCATTATGTGACAATGTGATTTACTCTCCTGACACTAAAAATTTAGAACTatacagaaacagaataaaaaatactGAAGGCTGATAGTAAATTTCGGTAGAATTCAGCTAACATCTTGAAACAATGTTACATTACAAAATCTTATACAAATATTCtgcatcttttattttctcaACCTTTAGACTGTTTGGAAATCAGGAAATTAATGATCCTAGTTGTTTCCTATTGGTTCCCTTTTATCTTTCTGAATTGTATTTTCCATCCAAACTTCATTATGTTCCCAAAATCTGTGAAGTTATATGCAAAGATCAAAATAATCAAATTCATAAAATCCCAGTCTCTGTTCAGCCACTCATTTGCTGTGGATCAAATCTTATATAAAAGAGTGACTTTACTGTGCTACCTCAGAGCAGTGTAGATGACCACTTGGCATCTTAATCAACACGAGTATAAGCAGAAAACTTACTGAAGAGGGACAATACACAACTCGTTTGCTGGGGAAGATATTCAAGTTTAAATTTCTGGTTAAAAAATGTTCACTATTTTATCCTGCAAGCAGTAAGTGGTGTTTGTTTCACACTAGGTTGTGCAGTGTGAAATGGAATTTCCCCTTCCTAGATGCACATTTATGTTTCCATCGCACATGCAGCTCTTTCATTCTCTAATAGTTGAGTCTGGCTCACAGTGCCACACAATTACGAGTGTGTTCCTTTTGGGTCTCCACAGTGGGAATATGCCGTCTTTCTGACTCTTGTGTTGTGCAGATAATTAGAGGATAACGTGGCTTGTCAAGCATATGTTCAAGCTTCCTTCCCAAGGAGACGTGGGGAAGTGTGAGAAATAAGAGAAATACAAACCTCTTTTAAACTTTGCAATAGTGTCGAACAGGGAAGCAGCCTCTCTTGAACATGCCACTGTCAGGGGAATAGTATCGTGATCATTGTGCAGTGAGTTCTTGCAGAACTCGCAGATCAGCTCATGGTCGTCCAGACAGTATTCAGAGAGGTTTGAGCTGCGGTGCAATAAGCAGCGCCACTGTTCATGATCTTCTTGATATGCTCTGGTGAAAATGTGATCTTGAGCACCAGTCTCAATATGATATATATGCAGACATTCATTACAGTAATTAATTCCACACGTCCTACATTTTTTGgttgcctttctttttctctccctgcaAGTTTGACAATAGACTGGTCTTTCACTATGGTCAAATCTCCACCTCAGAAAGCCATGTCTGCGCATGTATTTCTTGGCTAGTTTGGCTCTCAGGTAATTCTTCCTCAGCTGAATTTTATTAGTATAGGGGAGGCAATGTGCTTTGCTACACACTGGGCATATGATGATGAAAAAATTTTCAGTCACTTCAGCTTTGCTCTTGCTTTTAGTTATACACTTCTCACAAATGCAGTGGTTGCATGGCAGCATAAATGGCTGGAGAAACAATTGTTTACACAGTGGACAGGCAAGCTGGTCGCGGAAAGCATGGCCTGAGACATTCCTCTCCAGTGTAACGACAGATGCATCACTTCTAGTTCTAAATCTTGACAAAACATCTTTTGacctaaataaaatacatttgaaaaaaaaaaacaacccaaacatAAGCCGTCTGAATATTAGGATACCATCTAAGTAGCAAAATTGCCATCTAAGTAGCAAAATTGATAATATAAGCAGTTCTGCTTTGCGTGCCAACCATTCTTTTATTCTGACAGGATTTCTTATTTAAACAACTGGATTAGCACTATGAAGAGtccacttttctcttttcttttttcgtAATTATTTCACTATTGAATAATGTTGCCAATAAATAATCATCTTACAGAACAAACAGACATTTTAGTCATTGCAGGTCTGTCTGAATTTGTTGGGTTATTTCTGGTTGccaaacaaaaagaataatacAGTTTGCTTTAGTACAAACTGAagtgtattttttctccttttcttgtctgatcatttttttcaaaatgaaaacaacaaacaacTAGCGTGAAGGAAAACCTTTTGTGCAATTcaaatgaaatactttattttgttcCATAGCAtattaaatgctttcttttataaCTACATTGGTAagatttttagaagaaatttgttttaatgaaaacttaAGAAGATAAATgtcaaagtgtttttcttttgcattttccagATGGAACATGTCCTTAAGCAAATAGCACAACTAGATGTTTTACTACTTCCAGAAAGTATTGAAGAAATTTCTGCTTCATTTAGCAAACCACACTTACATGTATGATCAtgctaatattttaattattttttaaaaatcacatttgaattATTTTGGATTTATAGAATGAATGAATATCATCTTTAGTGTTAGTAGCAGCCTTATTATCATTGAATCTTTTATCTTAATTGCCAAGACTTTCAAATGTGGATAAACATTTTGTATTACCTTTATTATGGAAGAGGCCTGGCTTTCAGGACATGCTAAATCCCTGTTATCTTCAAATCTTGATTGTTCTAGTCTGCCTCTTAGCCTGTGGAcgttattcatttaaaaatccaATATGACCTTTGCACTACTCCATGAGTAGTTAATAGAGTTTCCAGAACCTGGACAGAAGCACCAGTATTCAATGTTTCCTGTAGATCTCATTCTGGACCACAGCAGTCTGGCactttgctgtatttctttttatcGTTCATACTGCTGTTGTTTCCCTTCCCTCATTCTCTCCCAAATGTTCAGTAGCAACCATGCTATCTGCTTCTGTTGTCACTTTAAACAACTGTGAAAGAAACAGTAAACTAAAGAGAATAGAATTTTCTGTTGCTGTGAAGATTCCTTCTGGTCTTCCAAGTTCAACTACATAGGAATAGACCATACATTTCCAGAAGTTCTGTCAGTTCCTTTCTGCTTGCTGCTATTGCAGTCTTGAGTTCTTTTGCTAGCTTGCTAGCTATTCTCCAAAGGTATTGGAGAATACCTTTTTAGTTGACTGATCTTTAGCTTAGTGTTTCTATATTTAATAATTGGccccttcccttctgcttttcagtttcatCTTGTGAGATGCTACTCTGTTGTCTGAAATAGCTGGGAACTGGACTCTAGTGATTCAACAGGTCTTACATTCCTAAGTGCAGCACATCCATTAAGACATAAtgtcaattagaaaaaaaagaaaaaaacccaagagattATGAGCTCTTGACTCTACTTACTGAACAGTCCCTAGTGCTCTTGAGTGGTGTGGTTTGTAGACAGAGCTTCTGCAGCATCTGCTTTCATAGTACTGACAGGCTGAATTCTCCCCACCGCAGCAGTTGCATTTGCAGTCAGGGTTATTTGAACAAGagcagcagcaccaccagcaaTTTGCGTGCTCTGCACATGAGCAGTGGCAACACTGGCAAGGTTTGTCTTCTGTGTATGGACATGGGAAACAGCTGCAGTTCCGCTCATTGGTAAATAAGAAGCGCCAACACAAACAGCATCCTTCACTTCTGCTGTGACAAGTTAAGTAACAGCACTTTGAGCAGCATGGCCAGATTAAACAGGGACGTTCAGTTTTGGCCATTGCTCTATCAGACACTTGGAAGAAAGCTCATTGATCCTCTCAGCTTCTCACACTACAACTTTACAGCAATTTGGCTCCCAAAACGGTTTGAGGTCTGATTGTTGGGTCAAGCTCTGTGCTGTGAGAATGTTCTAAAGTCCTGTTCCAGTCGGAACAGGATAAGGATGTCACAGTGACATATTCAAATAGACGCAGGCAGAATCTCACACACGTGTATGCAACATGCTGATGGCTTCATCTATACATCACAGCAACTATAATCATTCTTCCTTAATTTCTTGAAAGCATCTACCTCACTCTCATTACTTGCATAGGGAGCTTACACACCTAGATTAGATATCCTAAGGCAACCATGTTAAGACCGCACACTTACTTTATAGTCATTTCACTAAGTTGGATGCTGTAAGTGAACCACTTCAATCAGGCCCTAACCAGCTATAGTGAGAGATTTTTCATCAAACCTTTATAAGACTTTAAGCATAGGTATCACACATGAAAGAACTAAGGTTCATGCACTTGAGATGCATCTTGAAGCATTTCCCTGTAACTGTCTTCATTATAAGCCTTTGTCTGCCAGTATTTATGCTCTTGAACAATGTACGGCATTCATTCCCTCAGTGATGTTCCTAAGGAAAGGAACTAAACTTGGGTTGTAGGTTCAGTGCTATTGCTCACTCATTGTGGAGCACAATGGAGTCAAGTGTGTTTCTTGTCCTTTCTGAAACGGACTGCTCTCCTGTAAGTGCACCACTCTCCTATAACTGCAATATAAGGCATCATATTTTAGTTATTTAGTTACCTCATATTAGGCACCTTTTGCCTTCATTTAGGTGACCTCTTCCAAGATTTAAATTGCATTTTGTATCTATCTACAGGGATAAtaactttaaataaaagttaaattaTTGTAAAGAATATATAAGCTTCTTAGTGTGCTAGTAGCTTACTATAATGCTtatatctaaaaaaagaaaatccatcctCTAAGAGTCACCTGTGACTGACATCTGAAACAGCTTATTCTCTTACTTGAAAGCATAAAGGATAGCGGTGTCT carries:
- the TRIM42 gene encoding tripartite motif-containing protein 42, with the translated sequence MAKTERPCLIWPCCSKCCYLTCHSRSEGCCLCWRFLFTNERNCSCFPCPYTEDKPCQCCHCSCAEHANCWWCCCSCSNNPDCKCNCCGGENSACQYYESRCCRSSVYKPHHSRALGTVQSKDVLSRFRTRSDASVVTLERNVSGHAFRDQLACPLCKQLFLQPFMLPCNHCICEKCITKSKSKAEVTENFFIIICPVCSKAHCLPYTNKIQLRKNYLRAKLAKKYMRRHGFLRWRFDHSERPVYCQTCRERKRKATKKCRTCGINYCNECLHIYHIETGAQDHIFTRAYQEDHEQWRCLLHRSSNLSEYCLDDHELICEFCKNSLHNDHDTIPLTVACSREAASLFDTIAKFKRVRHGVDNDLMEVLLLKNNFKTYKDTKRKEIRNGFLKLRMVLHEREKEMMELLENTELKKQKDISEYINYTSSQLSYMDGLIQYSKEALKEESQVVFLQSAHCLVKEIEDAIASIFQPSPRLREDPLKKLQLNFDELLMNLRGLFPSPGRMKQSDGKAEKYPYPCNSDIMVPRHIPSTHEFKQASLFRSPSLNSLFDLGLVTKEALGRPSSTPPHRPKPCNEMCAYWDAACEAPKKERKYENVSFPSPELTDNESVTVPGFVVIYQTVVYPRSAKIYWTCPTEDVDFFEVEFYEVVATGPDNIVQTQLAGQLSKIKQQSLEIQHLDPNTEYLFKVRAVNASGPGEWSDICKIITPDEHGKVQGRWGIRRSIQGALHTDT